In Streptomyces thermolilacinus SPC6, a single genomic region encodes these proteins:
- a CDS encoding putative bifunctional diguanylate cyclase/phosphodiesterase — translation MSAPGLVIDRGPLADGAPCEPPGGGAGGTRAQLLLALLCGGYATGALLGWGSERLALIMGDFGLSAAALVAAVSCFRYGRAHGSPFRPAWLLFALSSAMAACGNAVWGWYEVVLDRPVPHPSLADLFFLLFAPPAIVGLLVLAKRPVNRAEWVCLALDSWLIAGSLLTLSWSLALAHTARFDGESVAHAALSLAYPLLDIVLVSMVLALHFRRSKGNRSAVNTAIAALALTVLCDALFTSPMLRDTYRSGQLLDAGWFAGSLLLAYAPWGARRTPLQPPPERGRRAQRPQRHPRRRIAGSLAALTPYLAAGVCTLSILYFFVEGRRVDRFVVLTGCTVVLALVVRQGIMLLENIALAQELAQKENHFRSLVQSSSDVIMIADPDGVLRYVSPAASGVYGRDAEELMGTELSALIHPDDLGGVVHEVRRFLAAPPSEEPTTRIECRFRSGAGEWLNVESTVNRHEGGLIFNSRDVTERVRLQAQLQHNAEHDPLTDLPNRALFTRRVRQALGGRRSGDSGTAVLFIDLDGFKGVNDRLGHQAGDELLIQAARRLQESVRSGDTAARLGGDEFAALIAGDAGQDPAAREFQVHEIADRLRLTLSQPYEVEGTEVRVAASIGVAFAEPGMTAGELLRNADLAMYRAKAGGKNRVELYAPQMQAEVVRRTELASRLRTALHDGEFALLHQPVVELATGQVAAVAAQARWRSAQGILFTPAEFLRVTDDAGERSAELGRWMLEEAIVQAAERHRHGHRTPVSVRVPARRLLDRSVPLGTVEALLTRHGLPAGALVVELADSDPRLSFDELEQRLVALRRLGVRIALDGFGSGYAAINALRRLPVDILKLDRGLVEGVVESARLHKITSGLLRIAGDLGLQSVAEGVDVPEQVRVLCAMGCTHAQGMAFSGPLDEHRLRRALARDAYPVPGKVPLPVLTGGAVPAQVLPSRSLPLMRSHNETRVPPT, via the coding sequence ATGAGCGCCCCCGGCCTCGTCATCGACCGCGGCCCGCTGGCCGACGGCGCGCCCTGCGAGCCGCCCGGCGGCGGCGCGGGAGGCACCCGCGCGCAGCTGCTCCTCGCGCTCCTGTGCGGCGGGTACGCCACGGGGGCGCTGCTCGGCTGGGGCTCCGAGCGACTGGCGCTGATCATGGGCGACTTCGGCCTGAGCGCCGCCGCCCTGGTCGCCGCCGTCTCCTGCTTCCGCTACGGCCGCGCCCACGGCAGCCCGTTCCGCCCGGCCTGGCTGCTGTTCGCGCTCTCCTCCGCGATGGCCGCCTGCGGCAACGCCGTCTGGGGGTGGTACGAGGTGGTGCTCGACCGGCCCGTGCCCCACCCGTCGCTCGCCGACCTGTTCTTCCTGCTGTTCGCCCCACCGGCCATCGTCGGACTGCTCGTCCTCGCCAAGCGCCCCGTCAACCGCGCCGAATGGGTCTGCCTCGCGCTGGACTCCTGGCTCATCGCCGGATCGCTGCTCACGCTCTCGTGGAGCCTCGCCCTGGCGCACACGGCCCGCTTCGACGGCGAGAGCGTCGCCCACGCGGCCCTCTCACTGGCCTACCCGCTGCTCGACATCGTCCTCGTGAGCATGGTCCTCGCCCTGCACTTCCGCCGCTCCAAGGGCAACCGCTCGGCGGTCAACACCGCCATCGCCGCCCTCGCCCTCACGGTGCTGTGCGACGCCCTGTTCACCTCCCCGATGCTGCGCGACACCTACCGTTCCGGGCAGCTCCTCGACGCCGGCTGGTTCGCCGGTTCCCTGCTCCTCGCGTACGCCCCCTGGGGCGCGCGCAGGACCCCCCTGCAGCCTCCCCCCGAGCGCGGCCGACGCGCCCAGCGCCCGCAGCGGCACCCCCGCCGCCGCATCGCCGGATCGCTCGCCGCGCTCACGCCGTACCTCGCGGCCGGGGTCTGCACCCTCAGCATCCTGTACTTCTTCGTCGAAGGCCGCCGCGTGGACCGGTTCGTCGTCCTCACCGGCTGCACGGTCGTGCTCGCCCTGGTCGTCCGGCAGGGCATCATGCTGCTCGAGAACATCGCGCTCGCCCAGGAACTGGCCCAGAAGGAGAACCACTTCAGGTCCCTGGTCCAGAGCTCCAGCGACGTCATCATGATCGCCGACCCCGACGGCGTCCTGCGCTACGTCAGCCCCGCCGCGTCCGGCGTGTACGGGCGGGACGCCGAGGAGCTGATGGGCACGGAGCTGTCCGCGCTCATCCACCCCGACGACCTCGGCGGCGTCGTCCACGAGGTGCGCAGGTTCCTCGCCGCGCCGCCCTCCGAGGAGCCGACCACCCGCATCGAGTGCCGCTTCCGGTCCGGCGCGGGCGAATGGCTCAACGTCGAGTCCACGGTCAACCGCCACGAGGGCGGCCTGATCTTCAACAGCCGCGACGTCACCGAACGGGTCCGCCTCCAGGCCCAGCTCCAGCACAACGCCGAGCACGACCCGCTCACCGACCTGCCCAACCGCGCGCTGTTCACCCGGAGGGTCCGCCAGGCCCTCGGCGGCCGCCGCTCCGGCGACTCCGGCACCGCCGTGCTCTTCATCGACCTCGACGGCTTCAAGGGCGTCAACGACCGCCTCGGCCACCAGGCCGGCGACGAGCTGCTCATCCAGGCCGCCCGCCGCCTCCAGGAGTCCGTGCGGTCCGGGGACACCGCCGCCCGGCTCGGCGGCGACGAGTTCGCCGCGCTCATCGCCGGGGACGCGGGACAGGACCCCGCCGCCCGCGAGTTCCAGGTCCACGAGATCGCCGACCGGCTCCGCCTCACCCTCTCCCAGCCGTACGAGGTCGAAGGCACCGAGGTCCGTGTCGCCGCGTCCATCGGCGTCGCCTTCGCCGAGCCCGGCATGACCGCGGGCGAGCTGCTGCGCAACGCCGACCTCGCCATGTACCGCGCCAAGGCCGGCGGCAAGAACCGCGTCGAGCTGTACGCCCCGCAGATGCAGGCCGAGGTCGTCCGCCGCACGGAGCTGGCCTCGCGCCTGCGCACGGCCCTGCACGACGGCGAGTTCGCCCTCCTCCACCAGCCCGTCGTGGAGCTGGCCACCGGGCAGGTCGCCGCCGTGGCCGCACAGGCCCGCTGGCGCTCCGCCCAGGGCATCCTGTTCACCCCCGCCGAGTTCCTGCGCGTCACCGACGACGCGGGGGAGCGCTCCGCCGAGCTCGGCCGCTGGATGCTGGAGGAGGCCATCGTCCAGGCTGCCGAACGGCACCGGCACGGGCATCGCACGCCCGTGTCCGTCCGCGTGCCGGCCCGCCGCCTCCTCGACCGGTCCGTACCGCTCGGCACGGTCGAGGCGCTGCTCACCCGGCACGGCCTGCCCGCCGGAGCCCTCGTCGTGGAGCTCGCCGACAGCGACCCGCGCCTCTCCTTCGACGAGCTGGAGCAGCGCCTCGTCGCCCTGCGCCGTCTCGGCGTCCGTATCGCCCTCGACGGATTCGGCAGCGGATACGCCGCGATCAACGCGCTCCGCAGGCTCCCCGTGGACATACTGAAACTGGACCGCGGCCTGGTGGAGGGCGTGGTCGAGTCCGCCAGGCTCCACAAGATCACCAGCGGGCTCCTCAGGATCGCCGGCGACCTCGGCCTCCAGTCCGTCGCCGAAGGCGTCGACGTCCCCGAACAGGTCCGCGTCCTGTGCGCCATGGGCTGCACCCACGCCCAGGGCATGGCCTTCTCCGGACCGCTGGACGAGCACCGGCTCCGCCGCGCCCTGGCGCGCGACGCCTACCCCGTCCCCGGCAAGGTCCCCCTGCCCGTCCTCACCGGCGGCGCGGTCCCCGCCCAGGTGCTGCCGTCCCGTTCACTTCCCTTGATGCGCTCACATAATGAGACGCGCGTCCCACCCACTTGA